A part of Synechococcus sp. KORDI-49 genomic DNA contains:
- a CDS encoding LptA/OstA family protein, with amino-acid sequence MFRSTGWSPLLILLSSLLFGAVPLQAADPQGEGLITIESDQQSADNVTGVITASGNVRLVHANRGVVATSRQAQYFTKEERIVLSGDVDVVQKDGNLLRAGQVTYLLDEERALALPTDGGQVFSQWSLETKSSSPTPMVP; translated from the coding sequence ATGTTCAGGTCCACCGGCTGGTCACCCCTTCTGATCCTGCTGTCATCACTTCTGTTCGGAGCTGTTCCGCTCCAAGCCGCTGATCCGCAGGGGGAGGGGCTGATCACCATCGAATCCGATCAGCAGTCGGCGGACAATGTCACCGGCGTGATCACCGCCTCCGGCAACGTGCGGCTGGTTCATGCCAACCGCGGTGTCGTCGCCACCAGCCGGCAGGCCCAGTACTTCACCAAGGAGGAGCGCATCGTGCTCAGCGGGGATGTCGACGTGGTTCAGAAGGATGGCAATCTTCTGAGGGCCGGACAGGTGACCTACCTGCTCGACGAAGAGCGTGCTCTTGCCCTGCCAACCGATGGTGGGCAGGTGTTCAGCCAGTGGTCCCTCGAGACGAAGTCCAGCAGTCCGACTCCGATGGTTCCATGA
- the rpe gene encoding ribulose-phosphate 3-epimerase: MSTKPLVISPSILSADFSRLGEEVKAVDEAGADWIHVDVMDGRFVPNITIGPLIVSALRPVTQKPLDVHLMIVEPEKYVPDFAKAGADIISVQVEACPHLHRNLAQIKDLGKKAGAVLNPSTPLDTLEYCLELCDLVLIMSVNPGFGGQSFIENQVQKIRDLRRMCDERGLDPWIEVDGGIKAGNAWKVIEAGANAIVSGSGVFNQPDYAEAIKGIRSSSSKEAVLV, from the coding sequence ATGAGCACCAAGCCCCTGGTGATCTCGCCCTCCATTCTCTCGGCCGACTTCTCCCGTCTCGGAGAGGAGGTCAAGGCCGTTGACGAGGCAGGCGCAGACTGGATCCACGTTGATGTGATGGATGGCCGCTTCGTTCCCAACATCACCATCGGCCCCCTGATCGTGAGCGCCCTGCGCCCGGTGACGCAGAAGCCGCTGGATGTGCACCTGATGATCGTTGAGCCTGAGAAGTACGTCCCTGATTTCGCCAAGGCCGGCGCAGACATCATCTCGGTGCAGGTGGAAGCCTGCCCTCACCTGCATCGCAACCTGGCCCAGATCAAGGACCTCGGCAAGAAAGCCGGTGCTGTGCTGAACCCCAGCACTCCCCTGGACACCCTGGAGTACTGCCTCGAGCTCTGCGATCTGGTGCTGATCATGAGCGTGAACCCCGGCTTCGGTGGTCAGAGCTTCATCGAGAACCAGGTGCAGAAGATCCGTGATCTCCGCCGCATGTGCGACGAGCGGGGCCTGGATCCCTGGATCGAGGTGGACGGCGGCATCAAGGCCGGCAACGCCTGGAAGGTGATCGAGGCCGGAGCCAATGCGATCGTCTCCGGATCCGGTGTATTCAACCAGCCCGACTACGCCGAGGCGATCAAAGGAATCCGCAGCAGCAGCAGCAAGGAAGCGGTTCTGGTCTGA
- the lptB gene encoding LPS export ABC transporter ATP-binding protein: MSLTLETVSISLGGRQLVRDVSLDLSPGEVVGLLGPNGAGKTTTFNLVVGLLRPDRGAVNLDGLAVAGLSMPQRARLGIGYLPQEPSVFRQLSVRENLEIALAQTDLSNQERRDRRDQLIDQFHLTLFMDRRGFQLSGGERRRCEVARALAVGRDGPRYLLLDEPFAGVDPLAVADLQLLIQSLRSLGMGILITDHNVREILAITDRAYILNDGSILASGLSETVASDPLVRRHYLGEGFQL; the protein is encoded by the coding sequence ATGAGCCTGACGCTGGAGACTGTCTCCATCAGCCTGGGCGGTCGTCAGCTTGTTCGTGACGTGAGCCTCGATCTCTCTCCGGGCGAAGTGGTGGGGCTGCTGGGTCCCAACGGTGCGGGAAAGACGACCACCTTCAATCTCGTGGTCGGGCTGCTGAGGCCCGACCGTGGAGCGGTGAATCTCGACGGCCTGGCCGTTGCCGGACTCTCCATGCCTCAGCGCGCCCGGCTGGGCATCGGTTATCTGCCGCAGGAACCCAGCGTCTTCCGACAGCTGAGCGTCCGGGAGAATCTGGAGATCGCTCTTGCCCAGACCGATCTGAGCAATCAGGAGCGTCGGGACCGCCGCGATCAGCTGATCGATCAGTTCCATCTCACTCTCTTCATGGATCGCCGCGGGTTTCAGCTGTCCGGAGGTGAACGCCGCCGTTGCGAGGTGGCCAGGGCTCTGGCGGTCGGCCGCGATGGTCCCCGTTATCTGCTGCTGGATGAACCGTTCGCCGGGGTCGACCCGCTTGCTGTCGCCGATCTTCAGCTGCTGATTCAGTCTCTGCGCAGCCTCGGCATGGGAATCCTGATCACCGATCACAACGTTCGGGAGATCCTCGCCATCACCGATCGCGCTTACATCCTCAACGATGGATCGATTCTGGCGTCGGGACTTTCCGAAACGGTGGCCTCCGATCCCCTGGTCCGTCGTCATTACCTCGGGGAGGGATTCCAGCTTTGA
- a CDS encoding DUF309 domain-containing protein, producing the protein MPEADPRFQQAIELFNSQQWYDAHDVFEELWHETGEPERRSLQGILQVAVAQLHLQRGNRRGATILFGEALGRLRRPGTPDLGLDLDGLCAVIQGRLELLQLDGDPESCTVPVLRNSP; encoded by the coding sequence ATGCCCGAGGCGGATCCCCGCTTTCAGCAGGCGATCGAGCTCTTCAACAGTCAGCAGTGGTACGACGCCCATGACGTGTTCGAGGAGCTCTGGCATGAAACCGGCGAGCCCGAACGACGCAGCCTCCAGGGCATCCTGCAGGTAGCGGTGGCCCAGCTGCATCTGCAGAGGGGCAACCGTCGTGGGGCCACCATCCTGTTCGGCGAAGCGCTCGGAAGGCTTCGCCGGCCGGGAACACCCGATCTCGGTCTCGATCTCGACGGCCTCTGCGCTGTGATCCAGGGGCGTCTCGAGCTGCTGCAGCTGGACGGCGATCCCGAGTCGTGCACTGTCCCCGTGCTTCGGAACAGCCCATGA
- a CDS encoding LptF/LptG family permease, whose amino-acid sequence MISLPPLPRKVPLLDRWLFGELTGPLLFAIAAFTVVSLSVGVMFDLVRRIVESGLPVTVAVQVMALKLPSFLVISFPMATLMATLLAYSRLSANSELTALRSVGVSTVRLVAPALVLAILLTGLTLVFNDVIVPQANRSAESTLQRALGRSLATEKGKDIIYSRFGRLQGRDDEQRGRGLNQLFYARRFEKGEMLDVTVLDFSRVGFRQMLVAEKALWREQEAKWEFLDGQILTLNTNGSTTRVDFDRYLYPLSAGPLKVARLPRDANNMTIGEAIKARQLYVEAGNAKEARRLAVRIQEKFTFPVSCLVFALIGSSLGSRPGSRTSRSQGFGISVLLILGYYVLSFSFSSLGVKGTLPAVTAAWLPVLISLGCGGALLRQASR is encoded by the coding sequence TTGATCAGCCTTCCCCCGCTGCCGCGCAAAGTACCGCTTCTTGATCGCTGGCTGTTCGGTGAACTCACGGGGCCGCTGCTGTTCGCCATCGCGGCCTTCACCGTCGTTTCCCTCTCCGTCGGTGTGATGTTCGATCTGGTGCGGCGCATCGTCGAATCGGGATTGCCGGTGACGGTGGCCGTGCAGGTGATGGCTCTCAAACTCCCCAGTTTTCTGGTCATCTCCTTCCCGATGGCCACGTTGATGGCGACACTTCTGGCCTACAGCCGGCTCTCGGCCAACAGTGAGCTCACGGCGCTGCGCAGCGTTGGAGTCAGCACGGTGCGACTGGTGGCACCGGCCCTGGTTCTGGCGATCCTGCTCACCGGGCTCACCCTGGTGTTCAACGATGTGATCGTTCCGCAGGCGAACCGAAGCGCTGAATCCACTCTGCAGCGTGCTCTCGGCCGCTCCCTGGCCACGGAGAAGGGCAAGGACATCATCTATTCACGTTTCGGGCGGTTGCAGGGCAGGGACGATGAACAACGCGGACGAGGGCTCAATCAGCTGTTCTATGCCCGCCGATTCGAGAAGGGGGAGATGCTCGATGTGACCGTGCTGGATTTCTCCCGGGTCGGTTTCCGCCAGATGCTCGTTGCCGAAAAGGCTCTCTGGCGGGAACAGGAGGCGAAATGGGAGTTTCTCGACGGTCAGATCCTCACGCTCAACACCAACGGCAGCACCACCCGTGTGGATTTCGATCGCTACCTCTATCCCCTCAGTGCCGGGCCTCTGAAGGTGGCCCGTCTTCCGCGGGATGCCAACAACATGACCATCGGGGAGGCGATCAAGGCCAGGCAGCTGTACGTGGAGGCAGGCAACGCCAAGGAAGCTCGCCGGCTTGCCGTTCGTATCCAGGAGAAGTTCACCTTCCCGGTCTCCTGCCTGGTGTTCGCTCTGATCGGCAGCAGTCTCGGCTCCAGGCCAGGGTCACGCACCAGCCGCAGCCAGGGCTTCGGCATCAGCGTGCTGTTGATTCTCGGCTATTACGTGCTCAGTTTCAGCTTCAGCTCCCTGGGCGTGAAGGGCACGCTTCCGGCTGTGACAGCCGCCTGGTTACCGGTGCTGATCTCCCTGGGCTGCGGCGGAGCGTTGCTTCGCCAGGCCAGTCGTTGA
- the ccsB gene encoding c-type cytochrome biogenesis protein CcsB, translating into MPTPPTDVVTLLGFIAFSLLLLALPLAFWAVSGRSLQSQVRLLVAVANLLLTTQLVLRWWQSGHFPISNLYESLCFLAWACTLTQLLVERSWPSPLVAAAATPMGLGCIAFASFALPDQLQEAAPLVPALRSSWLVMHVSVIMVSYAALLVGSLLSLAVLFTDRGDDLELRSSSIGSGGFRQSVAASDVGVLQLQSVQLSTSEQLDSLSYRTITVGFLMLTVGIISGAVWANEAWGSYWSWDPKETWALICWLVYAAYLHTRFSRGWQGRRPALVAVAGLVVIGVCYIGVNLLGIGLHSYGWFLG; encoded by the coding sequence TTGCCGACCCCTCCGACTGACGTGGTGACCCTGCTGGGATTCATCGCTTTCTCGCTGCTGCTGCTGGCTCTTCCTCTGGCGTTCTGGGCGGTCTCCGGTCGATCCCTGCAGTCGCAGGTCAGGCTCCTGGTGGCGGTTGCGAACCTTCTGCTCACAACCCAGCTGGTTCTGCGCTGGTGGCAGTCGGGTCATTTCCCCATCAGCAACCTCTACGAATCCCTGTGCTTTCTGGCCTGGGCCTGCACGCTCACGCAGCTTCTGGTGGAACGCAGCTGGCCGTCTCCGCTCGTGGCCGCCGCGGCAACACCGATGGGGCTCGGCTGCATCGCCTTCGCCAGCTTCGCGTTGCCGGATCAGCTGCAGGAGGCAGCTCCCCTTGTTCCGGCCCTGCGCTCCAGCTGGCTGGTGATGCACGTGAGCGTGATCATGGTCAGTTACGCGGCTCTGCTGGTGGGGTCGCTGCTGTCCCTGGCGGTGCTGTTCACTGATCGAGGGGACGACCTGGAGCTGCGCAGCAGTTCCATCGGCAGTGGTGGATTCCGTCAGTCCGTTGCCGCCTCTGATGTCGGTGTTCTGCAGCTGCAGTCGGTTCAGCTCTCCACCAGTGAGCAGCTCGACAGCCTCAGCTACCGCACCATCACCGTCGGGTTCCTGATGCTCACGGTGGGCATCATCAGCGGTGCCGTCTGGGCGAATGAAGCCTGGGGCAGTTACTGGAGCTGGGATCCCAAGGAGACCTGGGCCCTGATCTGCTGGCTGGTCTATGCGGCCTATCTCCACACCCGATTCAGCCGGGGTTGGCAGGGGCGCCGTCCGGCACTGGTGGCGGTGGCCGGCCTTGTCGTGATCGGCGTCTGTTACATCGGCGTGAACCTGCTCGGGATCGGATTGCACAGCTACGGCTGGTTTCTAGGCTGA